The following proteins are co-located in the Tachysurus vachellii isolate PV-2020 chromosome 19, HZAU_Pvac_v1, whole genome shotgun sequence genome:
- the LOC132862509 gene encoding amphoterin-induced protein 3 → MTSTACLALIAFWLYLSDADCPPGCLCTSDIVNCGSVGMEKFPSVLPSTTCTLDLSHNRLTWLAPGTIHGLARLNVLCISHNQISLLSPAAFHNGSNLHHLDLSSNRLQTVGRYPFQDMLGLEELLLYNNRITQVESSALMGLNNLRKVYLSLNQITEFPFFSIRKHSHPKLVTLDLSSNRISRLPLDDIVLLPVTVQRGLFIHNNSFVCDCSTYRMFWHWAKEGYEAVREFKDEYSCHIFGEPLISINFLHRPHFFDNCTIEKMISLISPKADIRVYEGDQVRVDCTGTLSNVVLSYSWDIPHKDNMTDLIQNGTLRLNKDGSLEILSVQPRDSGIYRCLAVDMVRMINETREVNLTVDTWHLSTEPFRTGHTTLLSCAITLFIILVYLFLTPCHCGCYRAPATSPAISSFGEDHKSLAFISEVSPGSSLKLMDKCNTDKHMVFLELPMEETNGNQSRI, encoded by the coding sequence ATGACCTCTACAGCTTGCTTAGCTCTGATTGCTTTCTGGCTCTACTTGTCAGATGCTGACTGTCCTCCAGGGTGTCTGTGTACCTCGGACATTGTAAACTGTGGTTCTGTGGGTATGGAGAAATTTCCCTCTGTATTACCCTCCACCACGTGCACCTTAGACCTCAGCCATAATCGGCTCACATGGTTGGCACCAGGCACCATCCATGGACTGGCCAGGCTGAATGTTCTGTGCATTTCTCATAACCAAATTTCTTTGCTCAGCCCTGCAGCCTTCCACAATGGCAGCAATCTACACCATCTTGACCTTTCTTCCAACAGACTGCAGACGGTGGGGAGATACCCTTTCCAAGACATGCTGGGGTTGGAAGAACTGCTGCTCTACAACAACCGCATCACCCAAGTAGAGAGCAGTGCTCTTATGGGACTGAACAACCTCAGGAAGGTTTACCTGAGCCTAAACCAGATTACAGAATTCCCATTTTTCTCTATCCGCAAGCACAGCCATCCTAAGCTGGTCACTCTGGACCTCTCCTCTAACCGCATATCACGACTGCCTCTGGATGATATTGTTCTGTTGCCTGTGACTGTACAGAGAGGCTTGTTCATCCATAATAACAGTTTTGTTTGTGACTGTTCCACATATCGCATGTTTTGGCACTGGGCAAAGGAGGGTTATGAAGCTGTCAGAGAGTTCAAGGATGAATATTCATGCCATATTTTTGGAGAACCACTCATCTCTATCAATTTCCTCCACAGACCTCACTTCTTTGATAACTGTACCATTGAGAAAATGATTTCTTTGATCTCACCCAAAGCTGACATAAGAGTCTATGAGGGGGATCAGGTCAGAGTAGATTGTACTGGTACACTTAGCAATGTGGTTCTCTCTTACTCTTGGGATATTCCTCACAAAGACAACAtgactgatttgattcaaaatGGTACCCTGCGGCTGAACAAAGACGGCAGTCTGGAGATCCTATCTGTCCAGCCAAGGGACTCTGGAATCTACCGCTGCCTAGCTGTGGACATGGTCAGGATGATTAACGAAACCCGTGAGGTGAACCTAACTGTAGATACTTGGCATTTGAGTACAGAGCCTTTCCGTACAGGACACACCACCCTGCTGAGCTGTGCCATCACCCTCTTTATCATACTCGTGTATCTATTTTTAACCCCTTGTCACTGTGGCTGCTACAGAGCGCCAGCAACCTCACCAGCAATCTCTAGCTTTGGGGAGGACCACAAGTCTCTGGCATTCATCTCTGAGGTTTCACCAGGTTCAAGCCTGAAGCTCATGGACAAGTGCAACACTGACAAACATATGGTATTTCTTGAGCTGCCCATGGAAGAAACTAATGGCAATCAGAGCAGAATTTAA